Genomic segment of Arachis hypogaea cultivar Tifrunner chromosome 16, arahy.Tifrunner.gnm2.J5K5, whole genome shotgun sequence:
ctgagtaggcatccatgaagcttagATACCTGTACCCCGCCGCTGCGTCGACGAGTGCATCAATATTAGGcagggggtagcagtccttgggacAGGCCTTGTTGAGGTCAGAGTAGTCCACACACATTCTCCATCTCCCATTGTGTTTTTTAACCAGAACTACATTCGACAACCAAGTCGAGTAGTCCAGTTCCCGGATGAATCCCGCTTCTAAGAGGCTGGCCGTTTGCTTGGCCACCTCTTCCGCCCTTTCCTGCgacatttttctccttctctggGCCACTGGTTTGGCTCCTGCCTTTACGGCCAGGTGATGCGACATGAGCTGGGGATCTATCCCGGGCATGTCAGCAGgtgtccaggcaaagaggtcggcattGGCCCTGATCATTTCCATCAAAGGCTCCTTTATCTCGTGGGGGAGGTTTCTGTTTATGAATGTGAATTTATCGTCCTCCTCGCCGACTCTGAACTTTTCCAAGTCTGCTTCTGGCTCTGGTCTGGGTTTGTCGTCTACCCTGGCATCCAGGTCGGCCAGGAAGACCCCTGACGCTTCTTTGGATTTTTTCCTGAGAGAAAGGCTGGCGTGGTCGCAAGCGACCGCCGTTTCCAAGTCGCCCCTGAGGGATCCCACGGATCTGTCATCGGTGATGAACTTCATCACCAGTAGTTTCGTACTGATAGCTGCCCCCAGGTCGTTAATGGTctttctccccaggatgatgttatAAGCCGTCGAATCTCGTAATATTACAAAGTCTGCCATGACTGTTCTCCATCTTTGCCCTTGTCTCACAGAGGTCGGGAGTGTGATGATTCCGtccggcttgatgaagtggtctcctaaccctaccacaccgtgctggtgggtcgtcaGGTCGGAATCTCTCAATCCCAGGGCATCGAAAACGTTtcggaacatgatatttgagtctgcccccgtgtctaccaggattcgtttgacgaggccAGTTCCGACCCtagccgtgatgaccatgggcggACTTTCCGGCACCTCgtcataaaattaatcaaaaccttcaattatgtaatttaaattatatataaaactcttttatctttaattactagaactttgaattttaattaaacaaGAACCATTAATCTCAGTAAatcaaaaatatctaattataattgaaatttatataaaaccaaattaatttaaaacttgGAGTCTCATaatctttctaaaaataaaaccatatatataaatataaataactcattatttattttctaaaaatctggGTCTTACACTCCCGGTCGCTCAGGTCTCTCCGCCAGTCTTCACAGCTTCCGGTCGAGATCAAGGTTGGCCCATCTTATACTTTGAACTTATATTCCTCCTGGATTTGGTTATTTTGCATTGCCTTCATTTTGTGTTAGTTATGAAATGCTATTTGGCTTGCTTTATCCCATGAGATTTTTATGGAGAGTAGGAACTCATTCAGTTGTCACTATCTTTATATTTGTTCGGTAGGTCGgataccggacggttcgggtcagGACCCTGAGGTCAACGCTTGGGATGGTGGAGAGGCTCGTCTGGTCGTGGTCTCCTGGTTCCGGGTGTgcgaggtcccgagcacttcgcatggagaggggggtgccacctgcaaagacactccgacgctcttgtcagaatatgtgcaggcggaAGGGAGGTGGTGTAAGaatgtgacgtacctcggggggagagccagtcttccccttatatacatgtcagtagtgggtCCCTCAAGTGGACAGGCCCATACCCTCAAGGACGCTGTCCCACGGCTGTGTGCaagccgtacgggacgcgtgtccgggtcagGTGGAGGACGCATTGCCGGGCTGGAGGGAActcgggtcgggttgacccgcgtgaatttgggccaggccgtaacaataTTCAAAATCTTTGAATTTGTTTGGCGCTGTTCTACAACTGGCGGTGGTGTCTCATGAATAAATGCCTTCTTAACATGCTCTCATAAAAATGTCAGTGTTAGCAATTACCTTAACAATGAGTTCCCTTGGGCAGTGACCATAAAAGGCTTGAAATCATGCTAATTATGAGCATTCTTTGGTCACTGTTTCTTCTTATATGGTTGCATaaacttttcttttttgttgaacTTTGACATGGTTTTATAAAGAGTTAAAAGCAAAGTAGTTCAAACATAGGTCAAAGCTTGattgtttagtttatttattatagatttaattattttataatgggatagatttgattattttagtagttaattatttaattaataaaatataacatatGATTATTGATTTAGTTATTTGTTCATTTTTTGGCATATTATTAATCGAGTGTATTATGGTATACTTAGGATTGGTTTGAGTGGTAAAAAACGAAATAAGTAACCATAAAAGTCATAAATTGATTTCTACAATTTTATATTAACACCGTATATcaaaatagtaaaattgagtaattcAGGAATAAAGGGAACTCCTTAGTACTCTGATTAATAGGTGCTATATAAAGaatgttttttattgttaaaccattttttatattatattagaaaACAGAGTACCTAGTAGAAGCAAAAAAAAATGTGTATGTGAAGTGAAGTGCACTGTTAAAATAAAACACTTAATTATTCGATGGTTATTATAAAATAAGACACCTTTTTGGCCCCATGTACTGGTTGCAATGATTATAGCTAACACTCTAGGACATGTATGAAATAGTCAATGGAAGGAGCTAATTAAATTGGGATAGGCCATGAgta
This window contains:
- the LOC140180068 gene encoding uncharacterized protein, producing MADFVILRDSTAYNIILGRKTINDLGAAISTKLLVMKFITDDRSVGSLRGDLETAVACDHASLSLRKKSKEASGVFLADLDARVDDKPRPEPEADLEKFRVGEEDDKFTFINRNLPHEIKEPLMEMIRANADLFAWTPADMPGIDPQLMSHHLAVKAGAKPVAQRRRKMSQERAEEVAKQTASLLEAGFIRELDYSTWLSNVVLVKKHNGRWRMCVDYSDLNKACPKDCYPLPNIDALVDAAAGYSRSLCG